A stretch of Bradysia coprophila strain Holo2 unplaced genomic scaffold, BU_Bcop_v1 contig_46, whole genome shotgun sequence DNA encodes these proteins:
- the LOC119082508 gene encoding uncharacterized protein LOC119082508 — protein sequence MVNPEATGNPPPPNNDGNASISRVTIKIPPFWHENPEIWFAQVEAQFGITGTTTDLSKFNTVESRILNQVTQAVLNPPQNDKYENLKKGILVGQLGIRGILPDQKNILTAQYPTFPGFRAGLILGIFSDSEHKKMSKLLSNMALGDQKPSQLLNEMRRLGGVNVTEEFLKTIWLQKLPEQTRAIVSAGTGNMEALAAIADKVEEVSNSNRVSNVNCTNQGTTNQPKQVDITTSLERKIDALTKAIQSLTSRDNVSNRSRSLSRGRNRSKNRNSTPHRRSTSSTISDDGICWYHHVFGDKADKCSLPYTPCSYVQKNPKN from the exons ATGGTTAATCCAGAGGCAACAGGAAATCCACCACCCCCAAACAACGATGGCAATGCCTCCATATCAAGGGTTACGATAAAAATTCCACCGTTTTGGCACGAGAACCCGGAAATATGGTTCGCTCAAGTGGAAGCTCAGTTCGGCATCACAGGTACAACAACGGATCTGTCCAAATTCAACACTGTTGAGAGCCGAATCTTAAATCAAGTTACCCAAGCAGTTTTGAATCCCCCACAGAATGACAAATACGAGAATCTCAAGAAGGGCATACTTGTAGGCCAGCTCGGAATCCGGGGAAT ccttccggaccagaaaaaCATCTTAACAGCCCAATATCCCACATTCCCCGGATTCCGAGCTGGCCTAATACTTGGCATATTTTCCGACTCGGAACAcaagaaaatgtcgaaattgcTGTCCAACATGGCTCTAGGGGACCAGAAACCATCGCAACTGTTAAACGAAATGAGACGCTTAGGAGGAGTCAATGTAACAGAAGAGTTTTTGAAAACCATTTGGCTACAAAAACTTCCCGAGCAAACCCGAGCGATTGTATCAGCTGGCACGGGTAACATGGAAGCTTTAGCTGCCATTGCGGATAAAGTCGAAGAAGTTAGCAACTCTAACCGTGTATCGAACGTCAACTGCACAAATCAAGGCACTACCAATCAACCGAAACAGGTTGACATCACCACGTCACTGGAACGAAAAATTGATGCGCTCACGAAGGCCATTCAATCGTTGACCAGTAGAGATAACGTTTCTAATCGTTCACGCTCGCTATCAAGAGGACGAAACCGATCGAAAAATCGAAACTCGACACCGCATCGAAGATCTACATCTTCCACGATATCAGATGATGGTATCTGCTGGTACCACCACGTCTTCGGCGATAAGGCAGACAAGTGTAGTTTACCTTACACACCCTGCAGCTATGTAcaaaaaaacccaaaaaactAA